The following are encoded together in the Bos javanicus breed banteng chromosome X, ARS-OSU_banteng_1.0, whole genome shotgun sequence genome:
- the USP26 gene encoding ubiquitin carboxyl-terminal hydrolase 26 yields MDPVAAHGFVQLWNKKNGTSKSKEAIVELSGKKKKTKLVIHFCNGESRTFELHNNIKNVIVRSYGEKVNHLHLTFQNNSFFFMEKISSKDVKALKAFLDGVCQNHLPPSIRPDVDSSASASTTVQKIVDETSFQKVGKKSNSQSSEKEEKNGTPSSASESLTSTYEQLLEDEYGKRNKKLSWDFQNESSSVKKRKSKRHLLRIVSHNEKKELRIKGLKQSKLDLDFLFKISPYLHGTNLVPKLSENIYFTFLSEAEYDKDDPYWDRLKLTLDYYPEKLWQGFPNLGNTCYMNAVLQSLFLIPSFGDDLLNRSYPWCKIPPDALSMCLAQMFVLKDIYNINIKKRLLVNIKKTISAVAEIFANNRQNDAHEFLGHYLSQMKENMEKLNTLGKTKIESKEERSPQPFFAGSAAKQALLCPVITNFEFELLCSITCKGCGHTVLKTEVNNYLSINPPQGQQALPFSIQSSLDLFFETENLEYTCEQCKHKKSHIKYTFSRLPRVLIVHLKRYNFIQFRSLKKDDQEVIISKNLKISSYCNENTRPPFPLNKKAHLMNLKVLKIFRNINSEAISKLTPSAKMALEFMNSLPSHIVPDEEPEPQKDHVHHEDSREEEKQKDLGKCSVLEILDSALANSQDGIIVARELLAVALMMNMEDGSFSLREITISDPDVCQRVFENPKLKDDERMSMFADFDAVAKTTEDKDENAKISEVSSVAEQTPDKERMKTYEQALWLALLQSIPKTKTQKKKCTEKLKRPKESGVRGTKVKSPGASGRNKKPGKKGSLRTEKTEAASNEPKGEAEMEDRQAYRLIGVLSHLGKSLNSGHYICDAYDFVRQEWFTYNDLQVSNIEEATMQKARLSSGYVFFYMHNEIFEELLERESSPPSSTEAGKTSQEQE; encoded by the coding sequence ATGGATCCTGTAGCAGCACATGGTTTTGTCCAATTATGGAACAAGAAGAATGGGACGTCTAAGTCGAAGGAAGCAATCGTTGAACTAtcgggaaaaaagaagaaaactaaactGGTGATCCATTTCTGTAATGGAGAAAGCAGAACTTTTGAACtacataataatattaaaaacgtGATCGTTAGATCCTATGGAGAAAAAGTGAATCACCTGCATTTAACTTTCCAAAACAACAGCttcttttttatggaaaaaatatcCTCTAAAGATGTCAAAGCATTGAAGGCATTCCTGGATGGAGTCTGTCAAAATCATCTTCCACCATCCATAAGACCTGATGTGGATAGCAGTGCCTCTGCCAGCACAACAGTACAGAAGATCGTTGATGAAACTTCATTTCAAAAAGTGGGTAAGAAGTCAAATAGTCAATcttctgagaaagaagaaaaaaacggGACACCTTCATCTGCATCAGAATCACTAACATCTACCTATGAACAGTTATTAGAAGATGAGTATGGGAAGAGGAATAAGAAGCTCTCATGGGATTTCCAAAATGAGAGTAGCTCTGTGAAAAAGAGGAAATCCAAGAGACACCTATTAAGAATTGTAAGCCACAATGAGAAGAAGGAATTGAGGATAAAAGGGTTAAAACAGAGTAAATTagatttagattttttatttaagATCAGTCCTTACCTACATGGCACTAATCTTGTCCCAAAACTGTCTGagaatatatatttcacatttctGTCAGAAGCAGAGTATGATAAGGATGACCCATATTGGGACAGACTCAAGCTGACTCTTGACTACTACCCGGAGAAACTATGGCAAGGCTTCCCCAATTTGGGAAACACCTGTTACATGAATGCAGTTCTACAGTCTTTATTTTTGATTCCATCATTTGGTGATGATTTACTCAATCGGAGTTACCCATGGTGTAAAATTCCCCCTGATGCACTTAGCATGTGCTTGGCACAGATGTTTGTCTTGAAAGACATTTATAAcataaatattaagaagaggttacttgtgaatattaaaaaaaccatTTCAGCAGTTGCAGAGATATTTGCTAACAACAGGCAGAATGATGCCCATGAGTTTTTGGGTCATTATTTAAGTCAGAtgaaagaaaacatggaaaaattaAACACACTTGGGAAGACTAAAATTGAATCTAAGGAAGAAAGGTCACCTCAACCATTTTTTGCTGGCAGTGCAGCCAAGCAAGCACTCCTTTGTCCTGTCATCACTAATTTCGAGTTTGAGTTGCTGTGCTCTATTACTTGTAAAGGCTGTGGGCACACTGTTCTTAAGACAGAAGTGAATAATTACCTCTCCATCAATCCTCCCCAAGGACAGCAAGCACTTCCCTTTTCTATTCAATCTAGTCTTGATCTTTTCTTTGAAACAGAAAATCTAGAGTATACATGTGAGCAGTGTAAACACAAGAAATCTCATATAAAGTATACATTCAGTAGGCTACCTAGGGTCCTTATTGTTCATCTGAAGCGCTATAACTTTATTCAGTTTCGGTCCTTAAAGAAGGATGACCAAGAAGTCATTATttccaaaaatttaaagatatcttcctattgcaatgaaaataccagaccaccatttCCTTTAAACAAGAAAGCACATCTTATGAatctcaaagttttaaaaatctttcgaAACATAAATTCTGAAGCTATCAGTAAGTTGACACCATCAGCAAAGATGGCCTTGGAATTCATGAATTCTTTGCCTTCACACATTGTACCAGACGAAGAGCCCGAACCACAAAAAGATCATGTTCATCATGAAGATTcaagagaagaagagaaacaaaaagaccTCGGAAAATGCTCTGTACTAGAGATACTAGACTCTGCATTGGCAAACTCACAAGATGGAATAATCGTTGCAAGAGAGCTGTTAGCAGTGGCCTTAATGATGAATATGGAAGACGGCTCATTTTCTCTGAGAGAGATAACCATCAGCGACCcagatgtatgtcagagagtgtttgaaAATCCAAAACTAAAGGACGACGAGAGAATGAGTATGTTTGCAGATTTTGATGCTGTGGCTAAGACCACCGAAGATAAAGATGAAAACGCCAAAATTTCAGAAGTTTCCTCAGTGGCTGAACAGACCCCAGATAAAGAAAGGATGAAAACCTATGAACAAGCCCTTTGGCTGGCACTGCTTCAAAGCATTCCAAAGACAAAGACTCAAAAGAAAAAGTGCACAGAGAAACTCAAAAGACCAAAGGAATCAGGCGTCCGGGGAACCAAGGTGAAGTCCCCAGGTGCATCGGGTCGCAATAAAAAGCCTGGAAAAAAGGGCTCTTTACGTACAGAGAAGACAGAAGCTGCATCCAATGAACCAAAAGGAGAAGCTGAGATGGAAGACCGTCAGGCCTACCGGCTCATTGGTGTTCTCAGCCATCTTGGGAAGAGCCTAAATTCAGGCCATTATATCTGTGATGCCTATGACTTTGTAAGGCAAGAGTGGTTCACTTACAATGATTTGCAGGTGTCAAATATCGAAGAGGCCACAATGCAAAAAGCTAGACTTTCCTCTGGGTATGTTTTCTTTTACATGCATAATGAGATCTTTGAAGAGCTGTTGGAAAGGGAGAGCTCCCCACCTTCAAGCACAGAGGCAGGGAAGACCTCTCAAGAGCAGGAATAA